TTTCTAACCTAAATAGTTGGATTGAACAGTGGATCGGTGGTTTGCCCGAATTCTTAGAATGGCTAACTTACGTTTTATGGCCACTACTTGCTCTTACTATATTAGCGACTTTCTCTTACTTTTTTAGCACTTTAGCCAATTTTATTGCCGCCCCGTTTTGCGGCTTACTGGCAGAAAAAGTAGAACAAACCTTGAGCCCTGAAGGAATGATAGAGGAAAGTTGGGCAGAATTAGTCAAGGATGTGCCAAGAATTTTAGCTAGAGAATGGCGAAAACTCCGCTATCTATTACCTAAAGCTATTGGGTTATTTCTACTATTGCTCATTCCTGCTTTCGGCCAAACTGTGGCTCCAGTGATATGGTTTATTTTTACCAGTTGGATGCTAGCGATCCAATACTGCGATTATCCCTTCGATAACCACAAGGTCGATTTTCAAAGCATGCGTATGAGCCTAAAAGGCAAACAATCTAAAGCTTATGGCTTTGGAGCTCTGGTGGCTTTGTTTACGTCCATCCCCATTCTTAACCTGATTATTATGCCTATTGCCGTATGCGGGGCTACCGCTATGTGGGTATCAGAGTTTAAGGACAGCTATAAGCTGTAATAATATAAACGTTATAATACAAACTGATATTAGTTATAACCTTTTATTACTTTATAACCGGATTGATGCGACTTATTCTAGGGCATATATAGACCCAAACTAATTCGCATCAATGTGCACAAGGATATAGAGCAATGAGCAAGATTTACGAAGATAACTCACTGACTATTGGTAATACTCCATTAGTTCGCCTAAACCGTGTTAGCCAAGGTAACGTTCTCGCAAAAGTTGAAGCGCGTAACCCAAGCTTTAGCGTAAAGTGCCGCATCGGTGCAAATATGGTATGGGAAGCCGAGAAACAGGGACTATTAAAGCCTGGCATAGAACTGGTTGAACCGACTAGTGGTAATACGGGTATTGCATTGGCATTTGTGGCAGCGGCTCGTGGCTATAAGCTGACTCTGACAATGCCTGAATCTATGAGCTTAGAGCGTCGTAAACTTCTCAAGGCTCTGGGTGCAAATCTTGTGCTAACTGAAGCGGCTAAAGGCATGAAAGGTGCAATCTCTAAAGCTGAAGAGATTGTTGCTCAGAACCCAGAGAGCACTTTATTGCTACAACAGTTTAATAACCCTGCCAACCCAGCAATTCACGAACAAACAACCGGTCCTGAGCTTTGGGAAGCAACCGATGGTGAAATCGATGTGTTGGTTTCTGGTGTTGGTACCGGTGGTACTATCACGGGTACAAGCCGTTATCTTAAAAAGACCAAAGGCAAAGCAATAACCTCTGTTGCCGTTGAACCGGCTGAATCACCAGTAATTGGTCAAGCGTTAGCCGGAGAAGCAATTCAACCAGCTCCGCATAAAATTCAAGGTATCGGTGCGGGCTTTATTCCTGGAAACTTAGATCTAGAACTTATTGATAAGGTAGTAACCGTCACTTCTGATGAAGCGATTGAGATGGCTCGCCGACTAATGGAAGAAGAAGGCATTCTTGCTGGGATTTCGTCTGGTGCTGCAGTCGTTGCTGCTAATAAAATAGCAGAACTACCTGAATTTAAAGGTAAAAATATTGTAACCATCCTACCTAGCTCTGGTGAACGTTACCTAAGTACAGCACTATTTGCTGGCATATTCACTGAAAAAGAAAATCAACAATAAATTATTCAAAAATTGTAGATGTATCAATTTTTAGACATAAAAAGCCCCGACTCGGGGCTTTTTTATTGATCCGTCGCTAACATTTGGTACTATGAGTTTGGTTTATTTTTCACTTCAAAATAAAAGAAGTCATAAAATAAGGGTTGAACAAGAGGTCATAAGAACCGAAGTCAATTCAACTGAAAGTAGCATTTTGCTTGGTTAATAATTCCTTACAAAATGAAAACTAATTCAGAATTCACAAACATAATCGATATAAACAACGGGGTAATTCACATGTACGAGAAGCAAGTAGAAATCACAGCAGAAAATGGTCTTCACACTCGCCCAGCAGCACAGTTCGTTAAAGAAGCAAAATCTTTCGACGCAGACATCACTGTGACTTCAAATGGCAAAAGCGCAAGCGCTAAAAGCCTTTTCAAGCTTCAAACTCTTGGTCTAGTTAAAGGTACTCTAGTAACTATCTCTGCAGAGGGCGCACAAGCTCAAGAAGCGGTAGATCACCTAGTAGCACTGATGGATGAGCTTCACTAAGCCATCCCATCTAGTTTCTAAAGCCACTTGCTTAAAAAGCCAAGTGGCTTTATTGATTTAATGCCTAGTTAGAGTAAAAATTAACACTAATCTAGGACAAAAACTGACCAATTCGAGGTACAGCTATGATCTCAGGTATTCTAGCCTCTCCGGGTATTGCTATTGGTAAAGCATTACTTCTTCAAGAAGACGAAATCGTTCTTAACACAAATAAAATTACAGCAGATCAAGTAGATGCTGAAGTTCAGCGTTTTTATGATGCGCGTTCTAAATCTTCTGCTCAGCTTGATATTGTACGACAAAAAGCATTAGAAACCTTTGGTGAAGAAAAAGAAGCGATCTTTGAAGGTCACATCATGCTTCTTGAAGATGAAGAGCTAGAAGAAGAGATTCTTGCTCTTATTAAAGGTGACAAACTTTCTGCTGACAATGCAATCCACAGCATTATCGAAGAGCAAGCAACTGCTCTTGAGTCACTAGATGACGAATATCTAAAAGAACGTGCCACTGATATCCGAGATATCGGTACGCGCTTTGTTAAAAATGCTCTAGGTATCAATATTGTATCGCTCAGCGATATCAATGAAGAAGTTATTCTTGTTGCATACGACCTTACCCCATCAGAAACAGCACAAATCAACCTAGACTATGTATTAGGTTTTGGCTGTGATATCGGTGGTCGTACATCACACACTTCTATCATGGCTCGCTCTCTAGAGCTTCCAGCGATTGTTGGTACTAACGACATCACTAAACAAGTGAAAAACGGCGACATGCTGATCCTGGACGCATTAAACAACAAGATCATCATTAACCCATCACAAGCTGAGCTTGATGAAGCGAAACAATTCCAAGAAAGTTTCCTTGCAGATAAAGCAGAGCTCGCAAAACTAAAAGACTTACCAGCTGTCACTCTTGATGGTCATCATGTCGAAGTTTGTGGCAATATCGGCACTGTAAAAGACTGCGATGGCATTATCCGTAACGGTGGCGAAGGCGTTGGTCTATACCGTACTGAATTCCTATTTATGGACCGCGATTCACTTCCTACAGAAGAAGTGCAATATCAAGCGTATAAAGAAGTAGCCGAAACAATGGAAGGTCAGGCCGTAATTATCCGTACTATGGATATCGGTGGTGATAAAGACCTACCGTACATGGACCTGCCTCAAGAGATGAACCCATTCCTAGGCTGGCGCGCAGTTCGCATCAGTTTAGACCGTCGTGAAATTCTTCGCGATCAGCTACGTGGTATTCTACGTGCATCTGCACACGGTAAACTGCGCATCATGTTCCCAATGATCATCTCGGTTGAAGAAATTCGTCAACTTAAAGATGCAATTGAAGAATACAAAGCTGAACTTCGTAGCGAAGGGCTAGCGTTTGATGAAGAAATCGAAATCGGCGTAATGGTTGAAACACCAGCCGCTGCAGCGATTGCACACCACTTAGCAAAAGAAGTTTCTTTCTTTAGTATTGGTACAAACGACTTAACTCAGTATACTCTAGCAGTAGACCGTGGTAATGAGCTTATTTCTCATCTTTACAATCCGCTATCACCAGCTGTACTTACAGTTATTAAACAGGTGATTGACGCTTCTCACAAGGAAGGTAAGTGGACTGGAATGTGTGGTGAGTTAGCCGGCGACGAGCGTGCGACACTTCTACTATTAGGTATGGGTCTAGATGAGTTCTCAATGAGCGGCATCTCTATACCAACAGTTAAGAAAGTTATCCGTAACTCTAACTTCGCAGAAGTTAAGGCAATGGCAGATGAAGCTCTGCAAATGCCAACTGCTGCTGAAATTGAAGCGCACGTTGCGAAATTTATCGCGGATAAAACCAACTAATAATATAATTCAATAGAAATTAATTGCTTAGGAGCATGTAATGGGTCTGTTTGACAAACTTAAGAAGCTGGTATCGGACGAAGGCAACACTGCAGGTTCAATCGAAATCATCTCTCCTCTGGACGGTGAAATCGTTAACATTGAAGATGTGCCTGATGTGGTTTTTGCAGAAAAAATCGTTGGTGATGGTATCGCAATTAAACCAACTGGTAACAAAATCGTTGCCCCTGTAAATGGTACTATCGGTAAAATCTTCGAAACTAACCACGCGTTTTCTATCGAGTCTACTGACGGTATTGAAATGTTCGTTCACTTTGGTATCGACACAGTTGAACTTAAAGGTGAAGGCTTTACTCGTATCGCTGAAGAAGGCCAAGAAGTTAAAGTTGGTGACACTGTTATCGAATTTGACCTAGCCCTTCTAGAAGAGAAAGCAAAATCAACTCTTACTCCTGTTGTTATCTCTAACATGGATGAAATTAAAGAGCTGAACAAACTTTCTGGTACAGTAACAGTTGGCGAGACTGCGGTACTTCGCATAACTAAATAAGTACCTTTAGGTATAAAAAAACGCAGCTTTTAGGCTGCGTTTTTTATTATCAGAATTTAGTTCTAAGCTAAGGTTTGTAACAAATTTTGGCTCGGTGCAAAGAAGTAAGCGCCAGTCACAGCTTTAGTATAATCTAGAAGATTATCTGTTTTACCATCTACTTGACCATACATGCTGTCTAGCATTGCGCTGAAGTTACTTAGGGTATTGCAATAAGCTGTAAACAATAAGCCGTGCTCACCCGATACAGAGCCGTATGGCAAGCTATGACGTACAATCTTAAGCCCCTTACCTTCTTTTTTAATATCTACACGCCCCACATGTGACTGCGCATCTACATCATCAAGTTCTATTGAGTCTGGCTTTGTGCGCCCAACAATCTTCTCTTGTTGAGAAACTGAAAGCGCATTCCATGCAGGCAGTGCATGAATAAAGCGTTGCACCATTACATAGCTTCCACCCTCAAACTCACCTTCAGCTACTAAAGCAACATCCGCGCGATCAGCCCCTTTCGGGTTCTCGGTGCCATCAACAAAATCGGTCATGTCACGAGAATCTAGATATTTGTATCCATAGGTTTCATCAACGACTTCAACCTGCTGGGAGATCTCTTGCATCAATTTGCGTAACAAGTAGAAATGCAGGTCATGACGATGAGAATGACAGTGCAGGTAAATATCAGCTTCCGTTGTAGGAGCAACCTGCTCACCACCCTCTAGTCGAGGAAAGCTCTTCAATTCTAGAGGCGGAGCTTGTTCAAATGTAGAACTCCAGAAATCATGGGAGAAGGCAATGCTACTCGTAAGGTTCGCACCAGGTTGATTGTGGTTGATCTCTCCAACCCATTCACCTACTTGACGTAGGCTCTGCATCACAAGGCGACTGTCCCCTGTAACCTTCAATAATACATATAAAGCAAATGGGCCAGGTTCTGGCACAATAGCTGTTTGCGATTGAATCATTTTCACTCCTAAAAATAGATTACATTATGATTTTACAAGGTTATGGTGTTTTAAAGCACTCTTTAACTCTATGACTATTAAATAAATATATGATTATCCAGCTTAATCCTACGATGGATACTGCACTTCCCCAACTAAACTGTCCATGCCTTAATACAACCGCTTGTAGCTCTATGACAATCTGAATAAAAGCGGTAGCCAGGACGACCCAACGCCCGATACGTACAACCTTCGCAATCCATGGTCGTTCTGGGGTACGCAGACCAATAAACCACATAATGACAATAGAAGGCAGCCCTAACCACATCATTAAATATAGATGTGAGACGCTAGGGTACAATAAGCCTAATATCTCACTGCCTTTATCACGGGTTGCTGCTGCCATAACAAATGCGACCCAGCCACGAGCTAAGAACGCTAACCCAACCCAAAGCCAGATTGGAGCCTTCAAATAGCCATGTTTATCATAATCTTCGATAAAATATCGCATTCACGTTACTCAAAAAATTAGGCATAATTCTAATTAGAATTTCTCTATACCGATCGCAATGAAAAAGAACAATACGATAATATCAAACGAAGCCCAACAGCAAGCAGAAAAAGTCGCTAAAGCAACTCAACGCCCTGGGCAAACAAAAGAACAAACTCGGCTTATCGCGCAAGGTATTGCCAAAGGTATTGCTGAATACAAAAAACAGCACAAACAAAAAGCGCGACAAGCTGATAAAGCCAAGAAGAAGAGCATACGACCTGCTGTAGCTAACCAAGCATCTGAAACCGAACTACCGGCTAGCAATGCAGTACCATCATCGAACAAAACGGGCTCTATGCTGCCGTGGATATTACTTATCTTAAGCTGGATTGGATTTGCACTCTACCTTGCTAAATAGTATTAGCTGTTAAATTGCGCTTCGAGTTGAGCGGTATTCGAGGTGAGCCACTTTTCATCTAATGGCCCCCAGTCAGATACGGTGTAATACCCATCATTATGGCGGCAACCATCTTGAATGAATTGTAAGCTTATGCCAATCCCAGGCAAAGCTTTGAGTACATCTTGAATGGTGCGACGAGGCCAGCCTGTGCGCTCAATCAGCTTGGGGACATTTGGGCGCTCAATACTCGCTATTAGGTGTGCAAGATACAAACGACGCGCGAAAACAGGATTCAATTCCATTGATACCTCCGAAAATTAGTCGTATTCATTATTACTAATATTGGTTGAGGAAAATTGAGGCGGATCAATTCAACTGTGTTCAAACACACTTTTTTAGCAAACAATAGACAAAGCAAACTGTTACAGTAACTCTACAATCGTGGAATGTAGTCTGCTAGGATGCCAATAAACACATCAACAAAGGATCTGAAATGAGTGTAATCATGTACGGTATACCAAACTGCGATACCATCAAAAAAGCCAAAAAATGGCTATTGGAAAACGACATTGAGTTTCAATTTCACGATTATCGTAAGCAAGGTATCGATACCGATTTGGTCAACGAATTTTGTCATTTGTTAGGTTGGGAGCAGGTTCTCAATAA
Above is a genomic segment from Vibrio gallicus containing:
- the cysZ gene encoding sulfate transporter CysZ, giving the protein MPQHATSVQRQTQTGVGYFFTGAKLAMQPGLRRYVFMPLLINVLLIGSALFYLFSNLNSWIEQWIGGLPEFLEWLTYVLWPLLALTILATFSYFFSTLANFIAAPFCGLLAEKVEQTLSPEGMIEESWAELVKDVPRILAREWRKLRYLLPKAIGLFLLLLIPAFGQTVAPVIWFIFTSWMLAIQYCDYPFDNHKVDFQSMRMSLKGKQSKAYGFGALVALFTSIPILNLIIMPIAVCGATAMWVSEFKDSYKL
- a CDS encoding winged helix-turn-helix domain-containing protein, with protein sequence MELNPVFARRLYLAHLIASIERPNVPKLIERTGWPRRTIQDVLKALPGIGISLQFIQDGCRHNDGYYTVSDWGPLDEKWLTSNTAQLEAQFNS
- a CDS encoding HPr family phosphocarrier protein, with product MYEKQVEITAENGLHTRPAAQFVKEAKSFDADITVTSNGKSASAKSLFKLQTLGLVKGTLVTISAEGAQAQEAVDHLVALMDELH
- a CDS encoding Dyp-type peroxidase translates to MIQSQTAIVPEPGPFALYVLLKVTGDSRLVMQSLRQVGEWVGEINHNQPGANLTSSIAFSHDFWSSTFEQAPPLELKSFPRLEGGEQVAPTTEADIYLHCHSHRHDLHFYLLRKLMQEISQQVEVVDETYGYKYLDSRDMTDFVDGTENPKGADRADVALVAEGEFEGGSYVMVQRFIHALPAWNALSVSQQEKIVGRTKPDSIELDDVDAQSHVGRVDIKKEGKGLKIVRHSLPYGSVSGEHGLLFTAYCNTLSNFSAMLDSMYGQVDGKTDNLLDYTKAVTGAYFFAPSQNLLQTLA
- a CDS encoding DUF2919 domain-containing protein: MRYFIEDYDKHGYLKAPIWLWVGLAFLARGWVAFVMAAATRDKGSEILGLLYPSVSHLYLMMWLGLPSIVIMWFIGLRTPERPWIAKVVRIGRWVVLATAFIQIVIELQAVVLRHGQFSWGSAVSIVGLSWIIIYLFNSHRVKECFKTP
- the ptsI gene encoding phosphoenolpyruvate-protein phosphotransferase PtsI, whose product is MISGILASPGIAIGKALLLQEDEIVLNTNKITADQVDAEVQRFYDARSKSSAQLDIVRQKALETFGEEKEAIFEGHIMLLEDEELEEEILALIKGDKLSADNAIHSIIEEQATALESLDDEYLKERATDIRDIGTRFVKNALGINIVSLSDINEEVILVAYDLTPSETAQINLDYVLGFGCDIGGRTSHTSIMARSLELPAIVGTNDITKQVKNGDMLILDALNNKIIINPSQAELDEAKQFQESFLADKAELAKLKDLPAVTLDGHHVEVCGNIGTVKDCDGIIRNGGEGVGLYRTEFLFMDRDSLPTEEVQYQAYKEVAETMEGQAVIIRTMDIGGDKDLPYMDLPQEMNPFLGWRAVRISLDRREILRDQLRGILRASAHGKLRIMFPMIISVEEIRQLKDAIEEYKAELRSEGLAFDEEIEIGVMVETPAAAAIAHHLAKEVSFFSIGTNDLTQYTLAVDRGNELISHLYNPLSPAVLTVIKQVIDASHKEGKWTGMCGELAGDERATLLLLGMGLDEFSMSGISIPTVKKVIRNSNFAEVKAMADEALQMPTAAEIEAHVAKFIADKTN
- the cysK gene encoding cysteine synthase A, encoding MSKIYEDNSLTIGNTPLVRLNRVSQGNVLAKVEARNPSFSVKCRIGANMVWEAEKQGLLKPGIELVEPTSGNTGIALAFVAAARGYKLTLTMPESMSLERRKLLKALGANLVLTEAAKGMKGAISKAEEIVAQNPESTLLLQQFNNPANPAIHEQTTGPELWEATDGEIDVLVSGVGTGGTITGTSRYLKKTKGKAITSVAVEPAESPVIGQALAGEAIQPAPHKIQGIGAGFIPGNLDLELIDKVVTVTSDEAIEMARRLMEEEGILAGISSGAAVVAANKIAELPEFKGKNIVTILPSSGERYLSTALFAGIFTEKENQQ
- the crr gene encoding PTS glucose transporter subunit IIA, producing MGLFDKLKKLVSDEGNTAGSIEIISPLDGEIVNIEDVPDVVFAEKIVGDGIAIKPTGNKIVAPVNGTIGKIFETNHAFSIESTDGIEMFVHFGIDTVELKGEGFTRIAEEGQEVKVGDTVIEFDLALLEEKAKSTLTPVVISNMDEIKELNKLSGTVTVGETAVLRITK
- a CDS encoding DUF2956 domain-containing protein, whose protein sequence is MKKNNTIISNEAQQQAEKVAKATQRPGQTKEQTRLIAQGIAKGIAEYKKQHKQKARQADKAKKKSIRPAVANQASETELPASNAVPSSNKTGSMLPWILLILSWIGFALYLAK